gttcttgcgctataactatcgtcatgccataccaactagcccaagctgccacacttctaaatgtAGCTTGACACCACAAAAAAACTATTATCGCGCGTCCTCATTCAATGGTGAAAGAGATGGCCTTTTCCTATATTTTTTACTCTATCATCTATATttactttttgtctttttttctctctctctcttttcctacTCGTAGGTTCTATCCTCAATCCCCTTCCCCACggagagtagcaagtcagcgaattTTATATGCTGGCTTAATTCTCTGcatttcaataaagagttctctcGATCTCATGCAACACCTTACTACTAAGTGGGAAAAGCTGCTACGGGGCCCACTGTACCAACCTGCTTGACGATTTCCGGGTTCATGTCCTTGGCGACGGAGAGGCATTGGCTCCCACTGTCAATCTTGCTCAGGTACTCCTGTGCCTTGTCCTCCTCAGTCACAAAATCTCGCACCAAGGACTTCAGTTGCTCGACGACGCGGTCCAAATCAGCTGCAGCATTTGAAAAAGATTGCACAATGGCATACATTCCTAGCAATTGGTAGCACTCGACGCAGGTTCTAGAATAGGCATAGAAGCAAAAACAAAAGTTACACTATATCCCACTAAAAGTAACCATGCGTAGATGCGAACCAGCGGGTGCTGACGGTTACACTGACGGCGGCACTCATCGCGGCTTTGTGCAGGAGAGGAACCTGGGAAGGCGCAGAGCACGCAGTGATGGCGCTTATGGACCGGTGTTTgctactggaacatgtcaatcgCTGCTATTTGGCAAAttgagacagaagactccgattggacacacagacccgcagtccgcttttagttaacgcgcacgctgcgaatttttattgctcAGCAACGCACAAGCGAAATCTTCTTCCAGCTTCTAGCTTGGatgtcaagatccagtgcctatattacggagtggccagtgaacggttgtgcatcGCGAAcagtcgttctttttttttttttagatgaagAAACTCGCAAGAAGACACTGTCTGCGTCAGCGATGGGAGGGAAGAGAGAGGTGGAACGtaggagaggagaaagaaaaggaggggacgcgcatgcgtgTCAAGGGTGGTCACGCGGctcaccggattgagctcgaccataagatACGTCGCGTCTGAAAAACGGGGAATCAGTAGCCGGccagtagagagttttagtactgcggaatggtgctacgtacgcatcacgcaagcaccttgcgttacgtggcgtcgtttgccactaatcggcttttagtacgccgtagtacccgcgtacgtaacgagcgtgaagcgtgttgcgtcatctggtagatcaaaatagaagtacgtgttgttgacagccaatgtgagccaatccaagtgttatagccagattatggccatattttaagccacagagcccgtcagtgcttgccttcgatgccgccattttgcaaaacgaagtctcgcgctgtcgcgaacttgttcgagagcggcgcgatcacctcatacgtacgcacgcacgcatttcATGCGTGCGTaagtagcggctgcgtacgtaacgcgatacgtgcgcgttgcggtctgcgcatgcgcactacgcagaacgtggcgtccttacgtacgcaacgccgccacgtacgcagcctacgcagtactaaaactctctagtacCTGCGGAAAAACGTAGGGTACACCCATAGAGCCGTGGTACGTCCGTTCTTCGCTTCTGTGCAAAAATCTCACTAGCTGGTGTGCGTCCGAAACGCCAGTACTTTCCCTCAGATAAAGTATGGGAAACGTGCACTTAGGGTGCCTGAGTGCTTTTCTCTCGCCCTTTCCGGGCGAGGGAAACCGGTCAAGCACCTTACGTGCACTGAGCCGGTAGCGCCGCGGTGCGGGAGTGAACGAGAGGAATTGGCGCGATTCGTGCAGCAGCCAATCCATGAGCCATCCATAATCCATGTCAGGTGGTTAGCGATGCTTCGCAATGTCGCGCACGAATTATTGTCATAAACTCTGGCAATAACGATAATAAATGCTCACCCAAAAgagagttttttttcttcagttttccGCCGTGATTATACACGCTTCAGAAACCGGCGGGATTAGTGTACTGGATTAGTACGCCGTGTAAGACTGGATTAGTGTACGCCACGTGAAGCGAGTAATTTTGCAAGCGCGTTTATCAAGTATACACGCTTTATCTAGTTCGCTGTGAATCTATTCTCCACGCAAGttaagtgacatttttttacAGTTCTGAGGAAACCGAGAGGCTGCTGGCAAAGTGATCTCGAGTCCGCAGTCCACAATTCGTTAGCGGAAAGCCGCTGACAGATCTGGAAATTTTCCCTCGTACGCAGCCGCTGCGGTTTTTTCCTCCGTATCGCAATTCGTTTAACGGCACAGTTAGTAAGCAGTAGcactaagaaaacaaaaaagaagttgTGCAATTCAGACAAGATGAGGCTGGACCACAATAATTTTAAACTTTATTCCCAGTGTGATGCCGTATAGTCCTTAACATCACTGCACATGCGAGCGATGCCGCGCTACGTGACAGCTGAGATAGCACGTGCACAGCTGGCATGCGACAACGTTATTCAAGGACTCATGCAGCCCGACCAGTTCCAACAAACGTAGCTGAACTACTGCACAGAAAACTTCGCGAAAATGCCACACATTACTAAATGCAACACGTACGCGCAGTTCGGCAGCCATACGTTTTACTTGAACGCATCGCAAAGGGTTGTCTATAACACGTCAAGCACAAATGTCATCGTTCACTCAACAGTAAGCAGGCAAAATGTtaagaaaaatgtttgcgagCATCGATGGTGGTGGCCTATGCTTCGTGCTCTGCGCTAGCCGGCCGCACGAACTGCCCTCTCAAAACACACCGCTGCGCGTCTGTGCTACACGTCACATAGGAAACATGACTGATTCTTTAAGTATAAATTCTTTCTCATCGTTTGAGGCCTCAAAGAACTATGTACTGTTAGGTTTCTGAAAGCCTATGCCCATTTTATCAAACTTGTCACCttcgcgcacacgcacgcatacaacGCTGGCGAGAGACACGACGATTCGTAGCACGCGAGTTGAAACTGAAGTGACCGCAAGTCTCCACTCGTGGCGCTGGCGACGCATTAATGCAGTTTACTGTTGCGCCCTCTGTAGGTGCTGCACGTTGCCGAGCATGCACACTTGGAAATGAAAATTCATTTTCGGCGCACGCTGCACCTGCTTATAATAAACGCttatcctctctctctctctctgtttgttTCTATAACTATTAGCTACTGACCAACTTTAGGGTCtctgatagagagagagagagaaatggagagaaaacgtagggaggttaaccaagctttggctcggttggctacactgtacttggggtggggaaaaggggggaAAATAAGAGTAAGAAGGAGGTGGATAAATAGCCAGCTTGCGTCTACACAGGCCGGGCTCATGATGCTTgttcacaagcgctcgtgaagtccGGTGGCCTCTGTTAAAATCTATGAAGCGATGCGGATCGTACTAACCACGTAAAGGCACATGCGTTAAAGGCTTTATAATATCGTTAATGCCTTCACAACACTTTACCGAGCGATATCAAAATGAACCAGAGAAGATTGCTACAGCCGCACGGGTATGTCAACGATACCACGAGGTGCCCACGTGTTATACGAGGAGGTCTTAAAAAAAGCGTACCGTATTATTTGGACACACTTGAAAAACAAGAATAACGCGAGGCACGCAGAAAACCAACCACATAAGAAAACAAGGGCCgcagccagaatttttttcggaCGGAAGGAAGTTCAACCATGCTTTATGTTCATGCGtgcatttgtatgtgtgcatgcagTGTGTGCAAGTATAATAGAAAATTTTCGAGGGTTGTTTGAACCTCCAACTCTGACCCCCTTGGCTACGCCTTCGTACGCATAGACGTGCGCCCGAGGGGTGGGAGGCAACAATGAAAGGGTGCAATATCTGCCATATACATTGGCTGAATAGTGAGGGGGGCGCTACGAAGaattttcgcccccccccccctcctcctgaaGGAGACACCTTCGCGCGCCTGTGCTAGTATGGAAATGTTTGTGGTTTTCTCTGCGCCTCACTGCGTCCTTGTTTTTTAAGCGCTTCACATATAGTTTTAACTAGCAAAGTACAGCCCCACTCGTACGCGACCTCTACGTTAACCCTAATTTGCGTATAAGCGAGCAGCGACGTGCTTACCGTTAGCGTTCACGGCGGCGGAGGTGAAGCAGAGTATCGCGAAGATGGCCACAACTCGGTTCGTCATGTTCCTTCGAACGGGGCAGAGAGCTTATCCAGGGGGCAACGCGTGAGACAACTGGGGAACTTCCACTTTCGAAGTCGGACAACCAAGGCGGTGTGGGTTGCTGGTGTACCTGGCCAGCTGGTTTTATGCGGCCCAGCCGGAAACTCGCTGATCCCGATGTCACTAGTCGGacgagacaaaaagaaaagagacagaaaaaaaatgtggcagacACCTTTGCGACGGCTATAGGTTTGCTCTTGACGACGTAAAGATTGGTGGATCACCACAAACAGCGGTGACAGTCGCTCCGCCAGTTGTCTTACCTTCTTTACGTCAATGTCCTTCTGTGACGCGGTTGCGTTACTGTTACGCAGGCTGCCAGAGTGGCCGACGAAGTGAATTGTCGCACGGACGATGCCAACAAGCTGCCCGACGTCGACAAGCCTGCCTACAATTGGGACTGAGGCATGAATCATGGAGAAGACGCGCAATCGGAATGGGCAATTTTGTAACAGCGGTTCGACAATAGCGGGGTCTGTGGAACCTCATTTGAATAATGCCTTCGAGCACAAATAATGTGTCGTCTTGTGCGGGAGCTGCCCCAGTCCGTATCTCCTTGCGCGTGTACTACGAAAGAGCGAGCAACACTTCGTCACGCGCGGCTGGGTTCGCGTGGAAAACAACTTGCAAGATGGGCTTCCTTGTGTGTGGCTCGGCAAGGACAGACTTGCAATAACGGCGGGACGTTCTCAGCCTTGC
This genomic interval from Rhipicephalus microplus isolate Deutch F79 chromosome 10, USDA_Rmic, whole genome shotgun sequence contains the following:
- the LOC119180721 gene encoding uncharacterized protein LOC119180721, yielding MTNRVVAIFAILCFTSAAVNANADLDRVVEQLKSLVRDFVTEEDKAQEYLSKIDSGSQCLSVAKDMNPEIVKQIAKVAMPTIMECGSQFIRIRDPQERADKIKDCLVEKANNFKQSSGMTPEEMKMFDDASACIQEQAKGVV